The genomic segment ACGTCCTGGACCGACGAGGGCATGGCGTCGGTGGAGATCTACGCGACGCCGAAGCGGGGCCACGGGGTCCGCCGGGCCGGCGAGGAGTTGGCCGTCGGCGCCGTCGTGGCGCAGGCCGGTACCCAGGTCACCGCGCCGATGGTGGCGCTGCTCGCGGCTGCCGGGGTGGCGCACGTGGTGGTCCGGCCGTGCCCCCGGGTGGTGGTCGTGTCCACCGGCGACGAGCTGGTGGAGACCGGTCGGATGTCCGCACCCGGCCAGGTGGTCGACGTCAACTCGCACGCCTTGACCGCGGCGGCGGTCGAGGCCGGCGCGCTCGCGTACCGGATCGGGATCTGCGACGACGACCCCGAGGGGCTGCGCGCGGTGCTGGAGGACCAGACGCTGCGCAGCGACCTGATCGTGATGACCGGCGGCACCGGGCACGGCCCCGGCGACATGGTCCGGCGCATCTTCGGCCGGGACGGCACCGTCGGGTTCACCGACCTGTCCGTGTACCCGTGTTCCTCGCTCGGGTTCGGCACCGTCGGCGTGGAGGAGGTGCCGATCGTCTGCCTGCCCGGCGACCCGGGTACCGCGCTGATCGGGTTCGAGGTGCTGGTCCGCCCGGTGATCCAGCGGCTGGCCGGTGCCGAGCCGGTGTTCCGGCCGTCGATCAAGGCGCACCTGCTGGAGACGCTGTCGTCGCCGGCGGGGTTGCGCGAGTTCCGCCCGGCGCTGGTGTCGGAGCGGCGCGGTGGCGGCTACACGGTGCAGCCGCTGGCGGGTGGGCCGTACACTCTGTCCGGCCTGGCCGATGCGAACGGACTGCTCGTGTTGGGTGAGCGCGTCTCGACCGCGGCGGCCGGCTCCACAGTGGACGTACTGCTGATCGATCGGCGGAGATGAACGCACACCCAGGCTGGCCCGCCGTGCTGCGCGACGGCGACGTGACGCTCCGGCCGTACCAGCGATCCGACGCGGCGGCCTGGGTCGAGGTCCGGTTGGCCAACGAGCAGTGGCTCGCGCCCTGGGAGCCCGACCCGCCGGGCCGCTGGCAGGACGTGCACACCGTCCGGGCGTTCCGGTTCGTGCACCGGGACCTGCGCAAGTCGGCGGCCGACGGCAGCACCATGCCGTACGCGGTGTGCTACCAGGACCGGTTCGTCGGCCAGCTGACCATCGGCAACATCGTGCGGCGGGCGTTCTGCTCCGGCTACGCCGGCTACTGGGTCGACCACCGGTACGCGGGGCGCGGCATCACGCCGATCGCGCTCGCGCTCGCCGTCGACCACGCGTTCAACCAGGGCGGGCTGCACCGGGTCGAGGTCAACATCCGCCCCGAGAACAAGCCGAGCCGCCGGGTGGTGGAGAAGCTCGGGTTCCGCGAGGAGGCGTACCACCACCGGTACCTCTACATCGCCGGCGGCTGGCGCGACCACCTCGGCTACGCCATCACCACCGAGGACGTCGCCACCGACGGCGGGCTGCTCCGCCGCTGGCACCGCGGCAGGGACTCCGCCTGACCGGTCGGCCCCCGACCACGCGTGCCAGCGGACCTCACCCCCCGGTCCGGTGAACGTTACCTACAGGTAAGGCGTTCGGTGTGGCGTCGCGGAAATGTGGCGAGTGCCCCGTAGCCTCAGATAACGGCTTGTGATCACGAACCGAGGGGGGTCGTGACGGGGTGCCGACATCGGTGCTCCTCGCCGTGCTGGCGGCGGCGGGCCTGCTCGCTCTCGCACCGGCCTTGGTCCGCCGGTACGACACCACGGAGCGGCAGGTCGCGGAGCGGGAGTGGTCCACGGCGCGGGTGGTGACCCGGCGGCGCCGGCGCTGCACCGTGCCGGGACGCCACCCGGTCAACCCGCCACGCCGTGCCCCCGACGTCGTGCCGGCCGCCGGCGGCGCCGCGGAGCCCCGGACCGCCATCGCCCGCACCTCGGCGCGGCTGCCCCGGGCGCGCACCGCGCAGCCGGCGACGCCGGGATCGCGTCGCTCGGCCGTCGCGCGTCCGGACCGGCGACAGTACCGCCGCTCGGTCGGGATCCGGCGGCGCCGGCGGGCCTGGCGCCGGCTGCGCCGCAGCCCGTTCGCCCAGCTGTTGCGGGCCCGGCCGATCCTGAGCCGGCCGGCCGCCGAACTCGACCCCGACCAGCGCCGTCGCTGGTGGCGGTACCACCGTCGGCGCATCCTGATGTTCCTGCTGGCGGTGCTGGTGGTCGAGCTCGCCGTCGGCCTGCTGGTACCGGCGTCGTTCGTCGCCGCGGGCGGCACCGTGCTGCTGCTCGGGGCGTACGTGGTGCATCTGCGCAACCGGGCGCTCGACGAGGCGCGCCGCCGCCGCGAGCACCTGCGCCGGCTGACCGAGGAGCGGGCCGGGGCGGAACGGGCCGAGCGGGCGCGCGCGATCCGGCGCCGCCGGGCCGCGGCCCTGGCCGCCGCCCGCCGGGCCGCGGAGGCGCAGGAGCGGGCCGAGGCGCTGGCGGCGGCCCGGGCCGCCGAGGCGGAGCTGGCGGACGGCACCTACGGCGCGACCTTCCTGCGCGGCCGCCCGTACCAGGCGCGTGCCGTCGGGTTCTGACCCGCCGGTATCGGTTGGCGACCCGGAAAAGCCACCTGCTAGGCTGTTGCGCGCTGGGGCTGTGGCGCAGTCTGGTAGCGCACCTCGTTCGCAACGAGGGGGTCAGGGGTTCGAGTCCCCTCAGCTCCACCGGCCGGTGGCCGGAGTGTGTCCGCGATCAGCGCGGACCCTCCGGCCTTTGTGCTTTCTGGGGGCGCGGCCCCCAGGCCCCGCGCCGGCGGGGCTTCGCCCCCGGCACCCCCTCCGCTGAGGTGCGGTGATCTCTTGTCGGGTGGGGCCGCTGAGGTGCGGTGATCTCTTGTCGGGTGGGCGGCGCTGCGGTGCGGTGAGCCGGTGTTGTGCCGGTGCGGCGCTGCGGTGTGGTGGCCTCGCTGGCGTGCGGGGCGGGGAGGCATGATCGCGGGATGCCGATGGACAGCGAGCTTGCCGCCCTTGCCGACCCGAGCCTCGATCAGCACTTCCTGGTGTCGAGCAGCAAGCTCGCGCGGCTGGTTTCGGCGGCTGGCATCACCCCGGCCGACCATGTCCTGGAACTGGGTGCGGGAGCGGGCACGGTCGCGAGGATGCTGCCGCCCTCGGCGTCCCTGACGGTTGTCGAACTCGACAGCAGGTTGACGCGCCTGCTGCGCCGCCGGGTACCGCGAGCGACGGTCGTTCGGGGCGACGCGCTGATGCTCGTCCGGGAACTGCCGTGCGACGTCCTGATCGGCAATTTGCCGCACTGGGTGACGGATCGGCTGGTCGATGCGCTGCCGGAGCTGTCGTTCCGCGTCGCCGTCCTTGCGGTCGGGGAGCGCACCGATCTCGGGCGGCTCCGTGGATCCTTCGAACTCGTCGAGGTGTGCAGCGTCACCGGGGACGACTTCCTGCCGCCGCAGCCGGAAGTCTCGCGGATCTTCCGGATCGAACCGATCGGTTCTCTTCGTTCGGATCGGGAGGCGCGGGTGCCGCGCCGGTGAGCGCGGCTGCGCTTCCGGTCCGAGCGCCCCGCGGTACGGCGACGCGTTCCGCAACCGGCGGCCACGGACGGTGACCAGGAAGTACCGATCGAGGCGACTGGTGGGCACCCGGACACGGTGTGCGATCGGGGCGGCCGGATCGGCGTGACGATCGGGGTAGCCGGCCAGGGGTCGTGCCGCCGCTGCGGCGTGCTGGGCTGTTATGGTCTCCGATGTGCGTGTTTGCCCGCCGGATGGCGACCGCAACGGCGCCGGCCCGTCAGGGCCGGTGCGGACCGCAATGTCCGGCAGGTCGACAGCGGTGCGCGTGGTCCACGGACAGGTCGGCACCGAGATTGCAGACAGTGATGAGGCCCCCCGTCGATGAGCGTTCGCACCTGGTCGATTCGGTCCCGACTCGTGGCGCTGGTGGCGGTGCCCATCGTGTGCCTGGTTCTGTTCTGGGGCTTCGCCAACTACCTGACCCTCGGTGACGGGGTCCGGCTGTACAACCAGAGTCGGCTGCTGAACGAGCTGTCCGTGCCCGTCGACAACGTGGTGATCGCGGTCCAGGGCGAGCGCCGCGCCGGGATGGTCTACCTGGCCAGCCCGGACTCGACCCACCAGCGGCAGTTGGCCGCCGCCCGGCGCACCGCCGACCGCAGGATCGCCGCGTTCCGGTCGGGACTGTCGTCCGACTCGGTTCGTAGCGTCGCCACCGACCGGATGCTCACGCTCGCCCAGGCCGAGCTGTCCGACCTGTCCGGGCTGACCGACCTGCGCAGCAAGGTCGACCACCGGTCGCTCTCGCCGACCGAGTTGATGACCGGTACCGCCGGGCTGCTCGACGGCGTCGACCCGCTGTACGAGCAGATCACCACCTTCCCGGACGACGAGACGGGTGCCGAGGGGCGGGCGGTGGCGATGCTGTCGCGGGCCCGCGAGATGCGCTCCCGTACCGACGCGGTGCTGGCCTTCGCGCTCGCCAAGGGCCACTTCAGCCCCGAGACGTTCCGGCTGTACGTGCAGGCCGTCGGCGTCGAACGAGACCAGTACGAGGTGGCCGCGGCCGCGCTGCCCGCCGCCGACCTGCACCAGTACGACGCGCTGATGGCGAAGGCGCCGTTCACCGAGCTGGCCGCGATGGAGCGCACCGCGGTCGACAAGGGCGGGCCGACCAGCGCCGTCCCGGTCAACGCGGTGCAGTGGCAGCAGGCCAACGCGAGCGGCCTGGCCGCGCAGTACCGGTTCGAGCAGCACCTGTACGACCTGCTCGGCGAGCACGCGAAGGCCCCGTCGTACGTGATCTTCCTGCGACTCGGGTTGGCCGGGCTGCTCGGGTTGATCGCGATCGTCATCTCGGTCCTGGTGGCGCGGCGACTGACCCGGTCGTTGATCCGGCAGCTGCGCGCGCTGCGCGACTCGGCCCGCGACCTCGCCTGGGTACGGCTGCCGGCGGTGGTGCAGCGGCTGTCCGACGGGCAGAGCGTCGACGTGGCCGCCGAGGTGCCCAGGCTGCCCACCGGATCCGACGAGATCGGCCAGGTCGCGGACGCGTTCAACGAGGTCGGCCGCACCGCGGTGCAGGCGGCGTCCGGCCAGGCCGAGCTGCGTACCGGCGCCGCGACGATGTTCCTCAACATCGCCCGGCGCAGCCAGACCCTGCTGCACCGCCAGCTCGGCCAGCTGGACGTGATGGAACGCAAGGCCGCCGAACCGGAGGCGCTGGACGACCTGTTCAAGGTCGACCACCTCGCCACCCGGATGCGCCGCAACGCGGAGAACCTCGTCATCCTCGGCGGTGGCGTGCCGGGCCGGGTGTGGTCCGAGCCGAAGCCGCTGCTCGACGTGCTGCGCAGCGCCGCCTCCGAGGTCGAGCAGTACGAGCGGGTGCACGTCCTGCCGTTCCCCAGCACGCTGCTGGCCGGTTCGGTCATCTCCGACGTGGTGCACCTGGTCGCCGAGCTGATCGACAACGCCACCGCGTTCTCGCCGCCGCACACCCGGGTCAACGTGACCGGCCAGCCGGTCCCGAAGGGGTTCGCGATCGAGATCGAGGACCGCGGCCTGGGCATGTCCGCCGCGGACATCGAGTCGATCAACGAGTGGCTGACGCACCCGCCGTCGTTCGACGTGCTGGCGCTCAACGACGACGCCCGGCTCGGCATGTTCGTGGTGGCCCGGATCGCGGCCCGGCACGAGATCAAGGTGCAGCTGCGCCCCTCGCCGTACGGCGGCACGACCGCGATCGTGCTGCTGCCCGGTGAACTGGTGGAGCGCGTCGAGGAGGAGCCGCCGGACGAGCCGCGGGATCGCCCGGCGCCGGCGCGGCCGACGCCGCCGGTCCTGGTCGCCGCCGGCACCCGGCACCGCGCCGACCGGACCGGGCGCGCTGCGCCGTCCGGGTTGCCGCGGCTGGCCACGCTCGGCGCGCATGCCGAGCCCGACCCGTCGGTACCGGGGCCGCGGCCGGCTCCGGCCGGCCATCGGTCGGCGCCGGTTCCGGCCGAGCCGGGCACCGCCCCGGCCGGTACCGACGCGCGTCCCGTACCGGACGGCCCAGCGCGGCTCGACCCCGACCCGGAGCGGCTCGACCCCGAACCGGAGCGGCTCGACCCCGACCCGGAGCGGCTCGACCCCGAACCGGCGTCGACCGGCCCCGAGCCAGGGGGGATGGCCGAACCGGCGGCGTCGAGCGGCGACGTGCCGGCCCCGGTCGACGACCCGGTCCAGATCGACCCGGCCCAGGTCGACGACCCGGCCCAGATCGACCCGGCCCAGATCGACGACCCGGCCTCGGTCGAGGATCGGGCCCCGGCCGCCCGGTCCGCGGCCGGCGGTCCGAGCCTGACGCCGGTCGAGGAGCCGGCCGCCTTCACGGCTGGCGGTCCGAGCCTGACGGCGGTGGAGGAGCCGGCCCGGTCCACGACCGGCGGTCCGAGCCCGTCGGCGGTGAGCGACCCGGACCGGTCCTCGGCGGTGAGTGACCCGGACCGGTCCGCGGACGCCGGCTCGTTCGGGGCCGTGACCGGGAGCCCGGAGCCGACGGTCCAGGAGCCGGCCGCGGCGGCCACCGGCGGTACGGTGCCCCCAGTCCGGTCGGTACCGTCCGATGTGGACGATGAGAACACCCACCTGGGACTGCCCCGGCGAGTCCGGCAGGCGAACCTGGCGCCCG from the Actinocatenispora thailandica genome contains:
- the glp gene encoding gephyrin-like molybdotransferase Glp; translated protein: MVTATLTPLADFLQQVLAAIRPLPPLDLELTQAYGNVFAEDVVAPGPLPAFDHAAIDGYAVRLDDVVGAREDRPVRLNVVGDVGAASWRPVRVSSGSCLSVAAGAPMPAAADAVVPTSWTDEGMASVEIYATPKRGHGVRRAGEELAVGAVVAQAGTQVTAPMVALLAAAGVAHVVVRPCPRVVVVSTGDELVETGRMSAPGQVVDVNSHALTAAAVEAGALAYRIGICDDDPEGLRAVLEDQTLRSDLIVMTGGTGHGPGDMVRRIFGRDGTVGFTDLSVYPCSSLGFGTVGVEEVPIVCLPGDPGTALIGFEVLVRPVIQRLAGAEPVFRPSIKAHLLETLSSPAGLREFRPALVSERRGGGYTVQPLAGGPYTLSGLADANGLLVLGERVSTAAAGSTVDVLLIDRRR
- a CDS encoding GNAT family N-acetyltransferase encodes the protein MNAHPGWPAVLRDGDVTLRPYQRSDAAAWVEVRLANEQWLAPWEPDPPGRWQDVHTVRAFRFVHRDLRKSAADGSTMPYAVCYQDRFVGQLTIGNIVRRAFCSGYAGYWVDHRYAGRGITPIALALAVDHAFNQGGLHRVEVNIRPENKPSRRVVEKLGFREEAYHHRYLYIAGGWRDHLGYAITTEDVATDGGLLRRWHRGRDSA
- a CDS encoding rRNA adenine N-6-methyltransferase family protein — its product is MASLACGAGRHDRGMPMDSELAALADPSLDQHFLVSSSKLARLVSAAGITPADHVLELGAGAGTVARMLPPSASLTVVELDSRLTRLLRRRVPRATVVRGDALMLVRELPCDVLIGNLPHWVTDRLVDALPELSFRVAVLAVGERTDLGRLRGSFELVEVCSVTGDDFLPPQPEVSRIFRIEPIGSLRSDREARVPRR
- a CDS encoding nitrate- and nitrite sensing domain-containing protein, which gives rise to MSVRTWSIRSRLVALVAVPIVCLVLFWGFANYLTLGDGVRLYNQSRLLNELSVPVDNVVIAVQGERRAGMVYLASPDSTHQRQLAAARRTADRRIAAFRSGLSSDSVRSVATDRMLTLAQAELSDLSGLTDLRSKVDHRSLSPTELMTGTAGLLDGVDPLYEQITTFPDDETGAEGRAVAMLSRAREMRSRTDAVLAFALAKGHFSPETFRLYVQAVGVERDQYEVAAAALPAADLHQYDALMAKAPFTELAAMERTAVDKGGPTSAVPVNAVQWQQANASGLAAQYRFEQHLYDLLGEHAKAPSYVIFLRLGLAGLLGLIAIVISVLVARRLTRSLIRQLRALRDSARDLAWVRLPAVVQRLSDGQSVDVAAEVPRLPTGSDEIGQVADAFNEVGRTAVQAASGQAELRTGAATMFLNIARRSQTLLHRQLGQLDVMERKAAEPEALDDLFKVDHLATRMRRNAENLVILGGGVPGRVWSEPKPLLDVLRSAASEVEQYERVHVLPFPSTLLAGSVISDVVHLVAELIDNATAFSPPHTRVNVTGQPVPKGFAIEIEDRGLGMSAADIESINEWLTHPPSFDVLALNDDARLGMFVVARIAARHEIKVQLRPSPYGGTTAIVLLPGELVERVEEEPPDEPRDRPAPARPTPPVLVAAGTRHRADRTGRAAPSGLPRLATLGAHAEPDPSVPGPRPAPAGHRSAPVPAEPGTAPAGTDARPVPDGPARLDPDPERLDPEPERLDPDPERLDPEPASTGPEPGGMAEPAASSGDVPAPVDDPVQIDPAQVDDPAQIDPAQIDDPASVEDRAPAARSAAGGPSLTPVEEPAAFTAGGPSLTAVEEPARSTTGGPSPSAVSDPDRSSAVSDPDRSADAGSFGAVTGSPEPTVQEPAAAATGGTVPPVRSVPSDVDDENTHLGLPRRVRQANLAPGLRVESAVPAVVEDARPRAGRGPEEIRRMMSSYQQGTLRGRRTDAARSPAPTAPGTAQVADSGRQDTAQVADGGREDG